A single genomic interval of Caballeronia sp. SL2Y3 harbors:
- a CDS encoding oxaloacetate decarboxylase gives MSRSVAEKRAAFRALHESGCFMLPNPWDAGSARYLASLGFQALATTSSGFAWSTGHADNHVTRDLVIAHLRTMVDATDLPVNADFENGFGATPAEVAASVELAVATGVAGLSIEDSTGDASAPLFPLDVAVARLQAARRAIDANGGDTLLIGRAENFFAGTPDLSDTLARLTAYAAAGADCLYAPGIHTREQIEAVVAAVAPKPVNVLIGGPSAFTLSDLAALGVRRVSVGGALARAAWGGFMRAAATLADGRFDGFEGAASGAQFNALFSGNA, from the coding sequence ATGTCACGCAGCGTCGCAGAGAAACGCGCGGCCTTTCGCGCATTGCATGAGTCCGGTTGCTTCATGTTGCCGAACCCTTGGGACGCGGGCAGCGCGCGTTATCTCGCGAGCCTCGGCTTTCAGGCGCTTGCGACCACGAGTTCCGGCTTTGCCTGGTCCACCGGACACGCCGACAATCACGTCACGCGCGATCTCGTCATCGCGCATTTGCGCACGATGGTGGACGCCACCGATCTGCCTGTGAACGCCGACTTCGAAAACGGCTTCGGCGCGACGCCGGCAGAAGTTGCCGCAAGCGTCGAGCTGGCGGTCGCGACCGGCGTGGCAGGCTTGTCGATCGAAGATTCCACCGGCGATGCGTCCGCGCCGCTCTTTCCGCTCGATGTCGCGGTCGCGCGCCTGCAAGCCGCGCGCCGCGCCATCGACGCGAATGGCGGCGACACGCTCTTGATCGGCCGCGCGGAAAACTTCTTTGCCGGAACGCCTGATCTGAGCGACACGCTCGCGCGCCTCACGGCTTATGCGGCGGCGGGTGCGGACTGCCTCTACGCGCCCGGCATTCACACTCGCGAGCAGATCGAGGCCGTGGTCGCCGCCGTCGCGCCCAAGCCGGTCAACGTGCTGATCGGCGGGCCGTCGGCGTTCACGTTGAGCGACCTCGCCGCGCTCGGCGTGCGGCGGGTGAGCGTCGGCGGCGCGCTGGCGCGGGCCGCGTGGGGCGGGTTCATGCGTGCGGCCGCGACGCTTGCCGACGGACGCTTCGACGGCTTCGAAGGCGCGGCATCCGGCGCGCAATTCAACGCGCTGTTCTCAGGCAACGCGTGA
- a CDS encoding RidA family protein, which yields MAREIIRVEPLSSWLERRKAPVSVVTRHRDTVYVSGLPPFDPETGEVLDAPIEQQTQRVLEQLRLCVETAGSSLDEVLKCNVYCTSVEMFSVVNEIYARFFGREPPARIFVNVPAWPGRFDIEIDCVAAVSR from the coding sequence ATGGCTCGTGAAATCATTCGCGTGGAACCGCTTTCCAGTTGGCTCGAACGAAGGAAGGCGCCGGTATCGGTCGTCACGCGTCATCGCGACACGGTGTATGTCTCAGGTCTTCCGCCCTTCGATCCCGAGACCGGCGAGGTACTCGATGCGCCTATCGAGCAGCAGACGCAACGCGTGCTCGAGCAATTGAGGCTGTGCGTGGAGACGGCGGGATCGTCGCTCGATGAAGTGTTGAAGTGCAATGTCTACTGCACGTCGGTGGAGATGTTTTCGGTCGTAAACGAAATCTATGCGCGCTTCTTCGGGCGTGAGCCGCCAGCCCGCATCTTCGTGAATGTGCCCGCGTGGCCGGGACGCTTCGACATCGAGATCGACTGCGTGGCGGCGGTGTCACGGTAA
- a CDS encoding H-NS family nucleoid-associated regulatory protein, with the protein MATLKDIQTKIAKLQAQAEAIAKKESAGAIARIHSLMDEYGLTVDDLRAHGAGKGSGVKRGASTGSQKGGASNAKYRDPKSGATWSGHGRAPGWIANAKNRNRFLIDADASTASAVDAKPAKPRGNYVRGPQPPKYRDPKTGAEWSGRGKAPAWLASAKDRTRFLIDATAANGASEKKTATKKAATKKVAKKAQAATKKTATKKAAKKASAKRASVSEAAQNGSANTAEAS; encoded by the coding sequence ATGGCAACGCTCAAAGACATTCAGACGAAGATAGCCAAACTACAGGCGCAAGCCGAAGCAATAGCGAAGAAAGAGTCGGCGGGTGCCATCGCCCGAATTCATTCGTTGATGGACGAATACGGTTTGACTGTCGACGACCTGCGTGCGCACGGGGCGGGAAAAGGCAGTGGCGTGAAACGTGGCGCAAGCACCGGTTCGCAGAAAGGCGGCGCGTCGAATGCGAAATATCGCGATCCGAAGAGCGGGGCGACATGGAGCGGTCACGGCCGCGCGCCCGGCTGGATTGCCAACGCGAAGAACCGTAACCGGTTCCTTATCGACGCGGACGCAAGCACGGCATCTGCCGTCGATGCGAAACCGGCAAAGCCTCGCGGCAATTATGTGCGGGGTCCGCAGCCGCCTAAGTATCGCGATCCGAAGACGGGCGCGGAATGGAGTGGCCGAGGCAAGGCGCCGGCGTGGCTCGCGTCCGCGAAGGACAGGACCAGGTTCCTGATCGATGCGACGGCGGCAAACGGCGCGTCCGAGAAAAAGACTGCGACCAAGAAGGCGGCCACGAAGAAAGTCGCAAAGAAAGCCCAGGCCGCGACAAAGAAAACGGCGACGAAGAAGGCTGCAAAGAAGGCTTCCGCCAAGCGCGCTTCGGTGTCCGAGGCAGCGCAAAACGGCAGCGCGAACACAGCCGAGGCCAGTTAA
- a CDS encoding NAD-dependent epimerase/dehydratase family protein has protein sequence MTRETALVLGATGGIGGEVARQLRDAGWHVRGLRRSVAASEQTDGIEWIHGDAMNRADVTRAAKGATVIVHAVNPPGYKRWADFVLPMLDNTIAAAKTERATIVLPGTVYNFGPDAFPAIAEDAPQNPVTKKGAIRVEMEARLERASREGVQTLIVRAGDFFGPKGGNNWFSQGLVKPGKPVQRIVYPGTAGVGHAWSYLPDVARTMVELLARRDTLDRFARFHMRGHWDEDGTQFAAAIQRVVARQTGRAPSIGAFPWWLLTLASPFNATFREMREMGYLWRTPVRMINTRLVEVLGHEPHTPLDDAIEATLVGLRCVES, from the coding sequence ATGACTCGGGAAACGGCTTTGGTGCTTGGCGCAACCGGCGGCATCGGCGGCGAGGTCGCGCGGCAGTTGCGCGATGCGGGCTGGCATGTGCGCGGACTGCGGCGTTCCGTTGCGGCGAGCGAGCAAACGGACGGCATCGAATGGATTCATGGCGATGCGATGAATCGCGCGGACGTGACACGCGCGGCGAAGGGAGCGACGGTCATCGTGCATGCGGTGAATCCGCCGGGCTACAAGCGGTGGGCCGATTTCGTGCTGCCGATGCTCGACAACACGATTGCGGCAGCGAAGACCGAGCGCGCGACCATCGTGCTGCCGGGCACGGTGTACAACTTCGGACCGGACGCGTTTCCCGCGATCGCCGAAGATGCGCCGCAAAATCCAGTCACGAAGAAAGGAGCGATTCGCGTGGAGATGGAAGCGCGGCTGGAACGTGCAAGCCGCGAAGGCGTGCAGACGCTGATCGTACGTGCGGGCGATTTCTTTGGGCCGAAAGGGGGCAACAACTGGTTCTCGCAAGGGCTCGTCAAGCCGGGAAAGCCGGTCCAAAGAATCGTCTATCCGGGGACGGCGGGTGTCGGACACGCATGGTCATATCTGCCGGACGTGGCACGCACCATGGTCGAATTGCTCGCGCGCCGCGATACGCTGGATCGGTTCGCGCGCTTTCATATGCGCGGTCATTGGGACGAGGACGGCACGCAATTCGCTGCGGCCATTCAACGCGTGGTCGCGCGACAAACGGGGCGAGCGCCTTCGATCGGCGCTTTTCCGTGGTGGCTGCTCACGCTCGCATCGCCCTTTAACGCGACCTTTCGCGAGATGCGCGAAATGGGCTATTTATGGCGAACGCCGGTGCGCATGATCAACACGCGGCTTGTCGAAGTGCTCGGCCATGAGCCGCATACGCCGCTCGACGATGCAATCGAAGCGACGCTCGTGGGTCTGCGCTGCGTCGAGTCTTGA
- a CDS encoding LysR family transcriptional regulator, which translates to MADNIGWELYRTLLAVLQEGSLSAAARALGITQPTAGRHIEALERALNASLFTRSQTGLQPTDLALSLRAHAEAMQSTALSLERAASGHGNGGDVRGVVRVSASEVVGVEVLPPIIAALRQRHPHLVVELVLSNRVQDLLRREADIAVRMVRPKQTQLVARRIGSIELGLHAHRDYLAMHGTPRNAAALWKHAIIGYDQWTAFVREASKAFPGYSRGALSLRTDSDVAQFALIRAGAGIGVCQVPLARRDAALVRVLPKLVALQLETWVTTHEDLRASPPCRATFDALVQGLLDYVR; encoded by the coding sequence ATGGCGGACAACATAGGCTGGGAACTGTATCGCACGCTGTTGGCGGTGCTTCAGGAAGGGTCGCTGTCGGCGGCGGCGCGCGCATTGGGTATCACGCAGCCGACCGCGGGCCGTCACATCGAAGCGCTCGAACGGGCGTTAAACGCGAGCCTTTTCACGCGTTCGCAAACCGGCTTGCAGCCGACCGACCTGGCGCTCAGCCTGCGCGCTCATGCTGAGGCGATGCAGAGCACGGCTCTATCGCTGGAACGCGCGGCGAGCGGGCACGGCAATGGCGGCGACGTGCGAGGCGTAGTGCGCGTATCGGCGAGCGAAGTGGTCGGCGTCGAAGTGCTGCCGCCCATCATCGCGGCGCTGCGGCAACGGCACCCGCATCTCGTCGTGGAACTGGTGCTGTCCAATCGCGTGCAGGACCTGCTGAGGCGCGAAGCCGATATCGCCGTGCGCATGGTGCGGCCGAAGCAGACGCAACTCGTCGCGCGGCGTATCGGCAGCATCGAACTCGGGCTGCATGCGCATCGCGACTACCTCGCGATGCATGGCACGCCCAGGAACGCGGCGGCGCTGTGGAAACACGCGATCATCGGCTACGATCAATGGACGGCCTTCGTCCGCGAGGCGAGCAAGGCATTTCCCGGCTACTCGCGCGGCGCGCTCTCGCTACGCACCGACAGCGATGTCGCGCAATTCGCGCTGATTCGCGCAGGCGCGGGCATCGGCGTGTGTCAGGTGCCGCTCGCCCGCCGCGACGCGGCGCTCGTCCGCGTGCTGCCCAAGCTCGTCGCGCTGCAACTGGAAACGTGGGTGACCACGCATGAGGATCTGCGCGCGTCGCCGCCTTGCCGCGCGACTTTCGATGCGCTCGTGCAGGGGCTTCTGGACTATGTGCGGTAA